A single genomic interval of Cucumis sativus cultivar 9930 chromosome 7, Cucumber_9930_V3, whole genome shotgun sequence harbors:
- the LOC101211744 gene encoding KRR1 small subunit processome component homolog — protein sequence MEDIEQQHQNKTKHKGKHDKPKPWDEDPNIDRWKVEKFDPSWNEAGMLEVSSFSTLFPVYREKYLRDTWPVVKSALKEFGIVGELNLIEGSMTVSTTRKTRDPYIIVKARDLIKLLSRSVPAPQAIKILDDEMQCDIIKIGNLVRKKERFVKRRRLLVGPNSSTLKALEILTGCYILVQGNTVAAMGSFKGLKQVRRVVEECMMNKMHPVYNIKILMMRKELANDPALANENWDRFLPKFKKKTVKQKKVKSKPKKQYTPFPPPQQPSQIDIQLETGEYFLNEKKKSAKKWQDKQEKQAEKTADNKRKREAAFVPPKEAPKQDTKPDGDKNDIAEMAKSLKEKAKAFGKRKAAETINPEAYIASSSDRPLFKKRSKTSS from the exons ATGGAGGACATAGAGCAACaacaccaaaataaaaccaaacacaAGGGGAAGCATGACAAGCCGAAGCCATGGGATGAGGATCCTAACATTGACCGTTGGAAGGTTGAGAAGTTTGATCCCTCTTGGAATGAAGCTGGTATGCTCGAAGTCAGCTCTTTCTCTACTCTGTTTCCCGTGTACAGAG aAAAATATTTGCGAGATACATGGCCAGTTGTGAAGTCTGCACTGAAAGAGTTTGGTATTGTTGGTGAACTGAATCTG ATTGAAGGATCAATGACAGTTTCAACAACTAGAAAGACTAGGGATCCGTATATTATTGTCAAGGCAAGGGATCTGATCAAGCTTTTGTCAAGAAGTGTTCCTGCTCCTCAG GCAATAAAAATACTGGATGATGAAATGCAATGTGACATTATTAAGATTGGGAACTTGGTGCGCAAGAAG GAACGATTTGTTAAAAGAAGACGCCTTCTTGTGGGCCCAAATTCATCAACCTTAAAG GCCCTTGAAATATTGACAGGATGCTATATTCTTGTTCAG GGCAACACAGTTGCTGCGATGGGTTCATTCAAAGGTTTGAAGCAAGTTAGGAGGGTAGTGGAAGAGTGCATGATGAATAAAATGCATCCTGTATATAATATTAAG ATTCTCATGATGAGGAAAGAGCTTGCTAATGATCCAGCACTTGCAAATGAAAATTGGGATCGATTTCTTCCCAAATTCAAGAA GAAAACTGTTAAACAAAAGAAGGTCAAGAGTAAACCAAAGAAGCAGTACACACCTTTCCCTCCTCCTCAGCAACCTAGCCAG ATTGATATACAATTGGAAACTGGAGAATACttcttaaatgaaaaaaagaagtcagCAAAGAAATGGCAGGATAAGCAGGAGAAGCAGGCAGAAAAAACTGCTGAcaacaagagaaaaagagaagctGCCTTTGTTCCTCCTAAG GAGGCACCGAAGCAGGATACAAAACCTGATGgagataaaaatgatattgcCGAAATGGCTAAATCCTTGAAG GAAAAGGCTAAGGCATTTGGAAAACGAAAAGCTGCGGAAACTATCAATCCGGAAGCTTATATTGCATCATCCAGCGATCGGCCACTTTTCAAGAAGAGATCCAAGACATCGTCGTAG
- the LOC101211980 gene encoding transcription factor JUNGBRUNNEN 1: MMMNNNMETPEVCNGEGDQEDEISLPGFRFHPTDEELVSFYLRRKVEKRPLSIELIKQIDIYKHNPWDLPYGSSCSKMGLGDKEWYFYCKRGRKYKNSIRPNRVTGSGFWKATGIDKGVYSNGGEGNECIGLKKTLVYYRGSAGKGSKTDWMMHEFRLPPPNNPTAATTNNPKPNNFAQEAEIWTLCRIFKRNVSGRRYGTSGSNNWNNKQLAAVSTTAIKNPIIDDQKNIRLCSNNNIVDQIIVPPPASEKGNNNNNNNGEISYINFSSCDSSMIIQTEKKPLLLDPNNYLNNNHHHHHQEWNTNNNSYDQYSSCSSSGIISPSIPYPTNQQLDINDFFTNSNWDELRSMVDML, encoded by the exons atgatgatgaataataatatggAAACTCCAGAAGTTTGCAACGGGGAGGGAGATCAGGAGGATGAAATTTCGCTTCCGGGATTCAGATTCCATCCGACCGACGAAGAACTGGTGAGCTTTTACCTACGTAGAAAAGTAGAGAAAAGACCTCTTAGCATTGAACTCATCAAACAAATAGATATCTACAAACACAACCCATGGGACCTTCCAT ATGGAAGCAGCTGCAGCAAGATGGGATTGGGAGATAAAGAATGGTATTTTTATTGCAAGAGAGGAAGGAAATACAAGAATAGCATAAGGCCAAATAGAGTAACTGGATCTGGATTTTGGAAGGCAACAGGAATAGATAAAGGTGTTTATAGTAATGGAGGTGAAGGGAATGAATGTATTGGTCTTAAGAAAACACTTGTTTATTATCGTGGAAGTGCTGGTAAAGGCTCTAAAACTGATTGGATGATGCATGAGTTTCGTCTCCCTCCTCCTAATAATCCAACCGCCGCCACCACCAACAACCCTAAACCCAACAACTTTGCTCAAGAAGCg GAAATTTGGACATTATGTAGGATATTCAAGAGGAATGTGAGTGGGAGAAGATATGGAACATCAGGAAGTAATAATTGGAATAACAAGCAATTAGCAGCAGTATCAACAACAGCAATCAAAAACCCCATCATAGATGATCAAAAGAACATAAGGCTGTGCAGTAACAACAATATTGTTGATCAAATTATTGTGCCACCACCAGCTTCTGAAAAAggtaacaacaacaataataataatggtgaAATTAGTTACATCAACTTCAGCAGCTGTGACTCCTCCATGATTATCCAAACTGAGAAGAAGCCACTACTTCTTGATCCAAACAATTACCTCAACAacaatcatcatcatcatcatcaagaATGGAAtaccaataataatagttatgaTCAATATAGCAGTTGCTCTTCAAGTGGTATCATTTCACCTTCAATTCCTTATCCAACAAATCAGCAGCTTGATATCAACGATTTCTTCACTAATAGCAATTGGGATGAGCTCAGATCAATGGTGGATATGTTGTaa